The Neorhodopirellula lusitana region CCGCCGCACGAGCGGAGTAGTTCACTGCCGCTGGAGTCTGTGATTTATCGGTTTGATGGGAAATGCAGGTGTCACCAAGACTTTGGGGCCACCATTTTCCACCGGCCCACCCTACCGCCATTTGGGAAGACCACGATTGTCGTTACCGATTGAGTCCGTTCTTGATCCACTTGTCAATGCGCTGAAGTACAACCGTTGCGTCGTCTTGAAGGCTCCGCCGGGTGCCGGTAAGACGACTGGGGTGCCGCCCGCAATCTTGCGGCATTGTGTGTCGCCCGCGTTTCCCAAGGGCCAGATTTGGGTGATCCAGCCCCGCCGGCTTGCTGCCCGGTCAGTGGCCAGTTGGTTGGCCCGCACTTGTGGCGAATCGGTTGGCGAAACTTACGGCTACCACGTTCGGCTCGACCGCAAGGAGTCCAAAGCCACACGCGTTTTGTCGATGACGACCGGCATGTTCTTGCGCCGGATGCAAAGCGATCCGATGCTCGAAGGAGTCGCTTGTGTTGTGTTCGATGAATTTCACGAACGGACGCTCGACATTGACGTGGCCTTCGCGCTGACCACACGTTTGCGACAAGAGCTGCGTCCGGAGCTTCGACTGGTGATCATGTCCGCCACGCTCGATCCCCAGCCGATCTTGGACTATTTGAATTGCCCGTCGGCTGATGCGGATCCCGCTGCCCCTTCTGATGCCGTTACCGAGGCGATCGGTTCTGAGTGGATCGGCTCTGAGGCGATTGGTCTGGAGTGCGAAGGTCGCTCTTACCCGGTGGAGGTCACCTATCATCCTGGCAACGCCCGTGATCGGCTTGAAAACCGGATGCTCGGTGGGATCCAGTCCGCGTGGCAGCAAACCGATGGGCATGTGCTCGCATTCCTGCCGGGCGTTGGCGAGATCGAACGTGCGATTCGTTCGATCCAAGGCTCACCGATCGCTTCCCAAGCCGCCGTCATGCCGCTGCATGGCAGTCTGTCACCCAAGGCTCAAGACGCCGTGCTGACGCATACGGACGGCCAGCGGAAGATCATTGTCGCCACCAATATCGCGGAGACTTCCGTGACGGTTCCTGGGGTCACCGCAGTGGTCGATAGCGGGCTGGCCAAAACATCGGTCATGGATTCGCGTCTTGGTTTGTCGCGTTTGGAGATCACGCCGATCTCAATCGCGTCCGCCGACCAGCGTGCGGGGCGGGCCGGGCGAACCTCCGCGGGCGCTTGCGTGCGGATCTGGGATCAGGCTGCCAATCGATCTCGGTTGCCGTATGATGCGCCAGAGATATCGCGGTCGGACCTAAGTGACGTGGTGTTGATGTTGGCCAGTCTCGGTGAGACCGATTTGGCGGCCATCGGCTGGCTGACACCGCCGCCGGAACACGCGATCAAGGCGGCCCAGGATTTGTTGCAGCAGCTGGAGGCGTTGGATGCCAATGGCAGCATCACGGATCGAGGGCGAGCGATGGCAGGATTGCCGCTGCACCCGCGTATTGCGTGTTTTGTGATCGAGGCCGTGACGGTTGCGAACTTCTCCAAACGTGAGGTCGCGATTGCGGCTGCGTTGTTGAGTGAACGAGATCCGTTTTCGACGGCCGGAAATCAGCAATCCCGTTTGTCGCTGGTCGAGAAGATCCAGCGGGTTCAACAGGACCGGGGGAATGCCAATTCGCGGAATCCAGTTTCGCTGGGCACGATTCGTTCGGTTGCCAAGCAGATTGAAAGGGCGATTGGCGATCTTCCCGTCTCCCCGGTTGAAGGATCTGACCCGTCGTCTCGACCGGATGCTTCACCGCTGGAAAGATGGGCGGGTGCGTTACTCGCTGCCTATCCAGACCGAGTCGTGTTACGGCGTGACGACGATCCTGACCGAGGCCGGATGGTGGGCGGTCGAGGCGTGATGGGGCTTTCCGCCTTCGATGAAACTGCCACGCCATCCCCGCTGATGTTGTGCATTGACGTGGATGGTGCTGGCAAGGAATCGCGAGTCCGTTCGGCGGTCCCGATCGATCCAACGCAGCTAAACCCGCACGCCGTCCAAGAAATGGTGTCGGTGGAGTTTGACGTCGCCAGCGAGTCGGTGCGAGGCCGCTTGGTGCGTTCCTATGTCGATCTCGTTCTGAAGCAGACACCCGCGTCCGCAAAGGACAGCGAGGAGGCGTCAACCTGCTTGTATGAGGCAGCCAAGCGTTGCCTGGCCGATCCCGAGTTGTTGGGCAAGATCACTCCACCAACCCGGGCGGGAAGTGAAGATTCCATGGCCGCCATCATGGAACGCGTCCGTCGGGTTGTCGCGGCGGAGAACGAAGGGAAGCCAGCGGACGTCGACGATTCCCTGGCTGCCGATGGCATTTCCAAGGACCCGCTCAAAGACGTGCTGCGGCAATTGTGTCAGGGCCGGTTGTCCTTTGCCGAACTTCGGAAGGCACCATGGAAGGACTACTTGATCGGTCAGATTGGATACGATCGGTGGCAGGACATCCAGCGTGAGGCCCCGACTCATTTGCTGCTCCCCAGCGGCAATCGGGCTGCGGTTCATTACGTGACCGACAAGCCGCCCTGGATCGAAGCAAAGATCCAGGAGTGTTTCGGTTGGCAGAAAACGCCTCGCATCCTGATGGGACGCGTTGCGGTGCAGTTGCATCTGCTGGGCCCCAACCGCCGGCCTCAACAAATCACCGAGGACCTTGAAAGCTTCTGGGCGAACACCTACGGCGAGATCCGTAAAGAGCTACGGCGTCGGTACCCGAAGCACTATTGGCCCGAAGACCCGACCACTGCCAAGGCCACGCACAATGGCCTAAAGCCGCGCTGATCGCCGGTTTTCCTGCGGCACTCGCGCTGCTTTGTATTGGGCGACTCGCAAGTAAGTGCCGAGAGTGCTACTCGAATCGTGGTTCCGTCCGGTCAGCTCGAATTGGTCGGTTCTGTGTGAAGCACTGCTCCAGCTAGCGATTTGCCAGAGTAGAACGATTGTCCTCAATCGTTCGGCAATCGTTCGGGGCCATGCTGAAACGTGCCACTTCAAAGCGACCGGTGCAAACGCTCTGCATGAAGTCAAGCAAACACGCTCTCAATCAGTCGGATACAACCGCGAACCCAAGTCGTGGGGATTCAACAGGTGCACCAGCCCCGTTACTCGGGTCGAGTTGATCTGTCATAATCCGGCCCGAAATTCCTCAGTGCAGATCGATTGGTCAGGTTTCCTGGATTTGAAAATTGGTCAATCCTGCCTGAAACTCCCACCTTTCCTTCCAACCATCTGGCAGTCAACCGATGAGCGACTTCCCCAACTGCCCACAGTGCGACAGTGAATTCACCTACCAAGACGGCATCCTGCTGGTCTGTCCCAGTTGTGCCCATGAATGGTCACCTGCGGAAGAAGCCGCAGCGGAAGATGATGCGGCGATCCGTGACGCGAACGGCAACGTTTTGGAAAGCGGCGATACCGTCGTCGTCGTCAAAGATCTCAAGTTTCGAGGCGGCGTCGTCAAAGGCGGCACCAAGGTCAAGAACATCCGCTTGGTAGACGG contains the following coding sequences:
- a CDS encoding ATP-dependent RNA helicase, which encodes MSLPIESVLDPLVNALKYNRCVVLKAPPGAGKTTGVPPAILRHCVSPAFPKGQIWVIQPRRLAARSVASWLARTCGESVGETYGYHVRLDRKESKATRVLSMTTGMFLRRMQSDPMLEGVACVVFDEFHERTLDIDVAFALTTRLRQELRPELRLVIMSATLDPQPILDYLNCPSADADPAAPSDAVTEAIGSEWIGSEAIGLECEGRSYPVEVTYHPGNARDRLENRMLGGIQSAWQQTDGHVLAFLPGVGEIERAIRSIQGSPIASQAAVMPLHGSLSPKAQDAVLTHTDGQRKIIVATNIAETSVTVPGVTAVVDSGLAKTSVMDSRLGLSRLEITPISIASADQRAGRAGRTSAGACVRIWDQAANRSRLPYDAPEISRSDLSDVVLMLASLGETDLAAIGWLTPPPEHAIKAAQDLLQQLEALDANGSITDRGRAMAGLPLHPRIACFVIEAVTVANFSKREVAIAAALLSERDPFSTAGNQQSRLSLVEKIQRVQQDRGNANSRNPVSLGTIRSVAKQIERAIGDLPVSPVEGSDPSSRPDASPLERWAGALLAAYPDRVVLRRDDDPDRGRMVGGRGVMGLSAFDETATPSPLMLCIDVDGAGKESRVRSAVPIDPTQLNPHAVQEMVSVEFDVASESVRGRLVRSYVDLVLKQTPASAKDSEEASTCLYEAAKRCLADPELLGKITPPTRAGSEDSMAAIMERVRRVVAAENEGKPADVDDSLAADGISKDPLKDVLRQLCQGRLSFAELRKAPWKDYLIGQIGYDRWQDIQREAPTHLLLPSGNRAAVHYVTDKPPWIEAKIQECFGWQKTPRILMGRVAVQLHLLGPNRRPQQITEDLESFWANTYGEIRKELRRRYPKHYWPEDPTTAKATHNGLKPR
- a CDS encoding zinc ribbon domain-containing protein YjdM, yielding MSDFPNCPQCDSEFTYQDGILLVCPSCAHEWSPAEEAAAEDDAAIRDANGNVLESGDTVVVVKDLKFRGGVVKGGTKVKNIRLVDGDHDIDCKIDGIGAMGLKSEFVRKA